Proteins from a genomic interval of Scomber japonicus isolate fScoJap1 chromosome 10, fScoJap1.pri, whole genome shotgun sequence:
- the emc2 gene encoding ER membrane protein complex subunit 2, with the protein MASVSEMYDVGWEEMRDKLRKWREDNCRNSEQIVDVGEELICEHASKLGDDIWIIYEQVMIAALDCSRDDLALTCLQELRKQFPDSHRVKRLSGMRLEALERYDDANKHYDAILQDDPTNTAARKRKISILKAQGKSAEAIRELNEYLEQFVGDQEAWHELSELYINEHDYGKAAFCLEELMMTNPHNHLYCEQYAEVKYTQGGLENLELSRKYFAQALRLNNRNMRALFGLYMSASHIAASPKVSAKVKKDNMKYAAWAATQINRAYKLAGRGTKENKCSVKAVEEMLESMQITMS; encoded by the exons atggcGTCAGTTTCAGAAATGTACGATGTTGGCTGGGAAG AGATGAGAGACAAGCTGCGTAAATGGAGAGAAGATAACTGCAGAAATAGTGAACAAATTGTGGATGTTGGTGAAGAGCTCATCTGTGAACATGCATCTAAACTGGGCGATGACA TATGGATTATTTATGAGCAGGTGATGATCGCAGCGCTGGACTGCAGTCGGGATGACTTGGCTCTG ACCTGTCTACAGGAACTGAGGAAGCAGTTTCCAGATAGCCACAGAGTGAAGCGATTATCGGGCATGAGGCTGGAAGCTTTGGAAAG gTATGACGACGCCAACAAGCACTACGATGCCATCCTTCAAGATGACCCAACTAATACG GCAGCGAGGAAGCGCAAGATCTCCATACTGAAGGCCCAGGGGAAGAGCGCCGAAGCCATCCGGGAGCTCAATGAGTATTTGGAGCA GTTTGTTGGGGACCAAGAAGCGTGGCATGAGTTGTCTGAGCTCTACATCAACGAACATGA CTATGGAAAAGCTGCGTTTTGTCTGGAGGAGCTGATGATGACCAATCCTCACAATCACTTGTACTGTGAGCAGTACGCTGAG GTGAAGTACACTCAGGGGGGGCTGGAAAACCTGGAGCTGTCCAGAAAGTATTTTGCCCAGGCGCTGAGGCTGAACAACCGAAACATGAGGGCATTGTTTGGTCTGTACATG TCTGCAAGCCACATCGCTGCCAGCCCAAAGGTTAGTGCCAAGGTGAAGAAGGACAACATGAAGTACGCCGCTTGGGCTGCCACTCAAATAAATAGAGCCTATAAG CTGGCTGGTCGTGGGACCAAGGAGAACAAGTGCTCGGTGAAGGCGGTGGAGGAGATGCTGGAGTCCATGCAGATCACCATGTCCTAG